From the genome of Sphingobacterium sp. UGAL515B_05:
ACGCCCTCGGACATAGATGTAAGTCATAAATTCATAGCCATACTTTTCAAATATCTGTGCATACATCATCAAACGGATATCGTGTGCTTTACTTTTATAAGCATTACCTTCAACATCCATACTGGCCCAGTTAATGTCATCTTTAGTTATCCCAGCAGTTTTCTTTGCCGCGATATAAGGAACCGCACTATTCCATACTTCGGCAATCTTATAACTCTGATGTCCAAAAACCTTAGATACCCTAAAATGGAACAAGTTATTGGTAACCTCGCCATTTCCGGCAAAATTCCAAGTCGAGCCCATTTGCATGTTATGACCTAGTTCGTGAAAAGTTCCCCAATTGGCATTTTTCACACCATCTATACTAACTGCTTGCTTGAAGTAGTTCTCAGTAGCGCCAGCCCGAACCGGATAACCCGAAACCTGGGCTACCCCTGGTTTAAAGAGAACGTCATGGACAATCCGCCACTTGTTGAAAGGAGCGCGATGTCGAATATCAGGATTCCCTTCGGTCATCCCGGTCCAATCCCAATAGCCCTCACGAATAGCTTTATCCCAAGTTTTCATTAATTCAGTAGGATCTTCAATAGGGTGCTGTTTTAACCGTTCAGTCTGCATCGTAAAAACGATGCGGTCCCCTTCCAGATCAAACCAAGGTACTGTTGATTTTGCCACTAATGCTTTCCATTCTTCATTTGTCGTAGCCCCAGGACCACTCAATTTAAAGCTCGGCGCTTTGGCGACACCCGAAAAATGAAGATCAACCACACGTCCAATCGGACGGGAAGGGATAATATAAATTAATCCACCATAAAGGTTGCGCATATAATTTTTCCCTGGAAAAAGTGTAGCCTGACTAAATATGACAGCATCACGAGCAGGAAAATCAATACCATCCAAACTAGTTGAGACATGCGGACTAATTTGCGCCGTCAAACCATACACACCTTCTGGAACATTGATCACCACCAGTTCACCAGCCGGGGCATACACCCCAGTCCCTTGCCATGCTCCGGGCGCAACAGAGATTCGTAAGTCTGACGCTCTGATCTCTTCATAATTGAGATCGATCTGCACTAAATAATTCTCCAAACGAGGCTCTTCCGCCGTCATCAGTCCAGGGAATAAACGTGCTTGTGTGTATTTTGAATAATCGATCTTAAAGCG
Proteins encoded in this window:
- a CDS encoding M60 family metallopeptidase, encoding MKRNFSFLLLAAGFLSLAYSCRKDRLSPADNGYSDVDYQDTVTVSVDTNRFKIDYSKYTQARLFPGLMTAEEPRLENYLVQIDLNYEEIRASDLRISVAPGAWQGTGVYAPAGELVVINVPEGVYGLTAQISPHVSTSLDGIDFPARDAVIFSQATLFPGKNYMRNLYGGLIYIIPSRPIGRVVDLHFSGVAKAPSFKLSGPGATTNEEWKALVAKSTVPWFDLEGDRIVFTMQTERLKQHPIEDPTELMKTWDKAIREGYWDWTGMTEGNPDIRHRAPFNKWRIVHDVLFKPGVAQVSGYPVRAGATENYFKQAVSIDGVKNANWGTFHELGHNMQMGSTWNFAGNGEVTNNLFHFRVSKVFGHQSYKIAEVWNSAVPYIAAKKTAGITKDDINWASMDVEGNAYKSKAHDIRLMMYAQIFEKYGYEFMTYIYVRGREARFTSANDQSKIDFFYEALSEYTKIDMEPYLNQWGLKVSTVSKRYVSEEKGFPLLNKAVWLFNPVTKTGGDGPIPVYRTDVGTTNWTAALSSGYSSHASYPLTNLFDGKSATFWHIGSVKTFPYSIAVVSPNDINADGFYFQGRSGYLTRYLTDYTMEVRANASAAWEVVPMEGGNTLAIMNNDPEKVYVRFSDGVQRKFKEFRLNIKAAIHADVAMAELGAWAFDK